The Gossypium hirsutum isolate 1008001.06 chromosome D02, Gossypium_hirsutum_v2.1, whole genome shotgun sequence region cTTCCCtaatccataaataggaggataatgtgcttcagcgcACTCAAACTCACATCCTCTTACATTGATAATAATACCTATACCAACCAAACTAAGATTCATaggctattttttttattttttaaaatataaaaattttcacctAATGTgacaatttttaattaaatttatactctTGAATAATATCTTATCCAAACCCATCCATTCGAGATGTAgttcaaaatttcttttataaaattattgggCCTTAGCCTAAGTTAGAGTCTAGAAGATTTAATGCAACCATTATAAGGGCTTTTGATCCCAAAGAACGCCTACCAGAAACTAGGCCGGGCCTACTGACAGCGATGGAGTTGTAGAGCTTTACCCCAAGTTAGGCTCTTCGATTACTCGTAACATTCTGCATCAGAGGTTTTCCCGATCTTTGCTTTCGACAAATTGAAGACCTTGGCTCTGCTAATCGCCACTTGAGATCTTCAAACAGGTTTTTTCTGTCACCTTGTTTTGTGCCTATTCTATTTGATTAGCTATCTagtaattcttttttttatagtGTTTGTTTGTTGAACTTAGGGTTTCGGTTATTTGTGTTTTCCAGGAAGAAAATGGGGTTCATTATGGAATTTGCAGAGAATCTGGTGTTGAGGTTAATGGAGGACCCAAAAGAGAGGGATAGAAAATTCAGAGAACACGTttactctatgaaggatcgatgcGCAAAAACCAAGGAGATGTGGAGTTATCCACTGCGGCCTTATGGGTTTTGGACATTTGAGCGCCACAATGCTCAGCTCCGTTGGGATCCTCAGATTAGCCAAGTCCCCGGCCGCAGGGATCCTTATGATGACCTTCTTCAAGACAGTTATGCGTCTTCCTCCAAACGAAACTGAGGTTTCTTTTTTCAACTCATTCTGGGATTTTGTTTATGCTTCTATTAAATTATTCGTGGGCACCGGATTTTGAGAATCGTATATCTACTCTAAGATTTGGGTTTTACTGGTTCGATCAGCACATTGAAGTTTCAGGAATTTAGATTTTAGAGTTTAGACTTTAGTTTGTTGGTATGAAGTTTTCTTGATTTAGCTTAGGTCTGAAGCTCTGATTCATTTGAGGTAAAAGTTTATTCTTATCgaaaattttacacttttatcATACTTCAAAACTAATTTAGTATTCAGTGGTTCCAAGATAGTAGTAGAGCTTGAGTAATACCAAGTGTTGTTTCTAAATTGAAGGACTTGCGCTGGTGTTTTAATGGTTAAATCACCATCTTAGACTTGCTAATGATTACCATTTGCATCTTATTTAAGTGAAGGTGTAAAAATTTGCATCAGACTTTAACCTGGATTTGTAGGCAAACTGTTTACCCATCGACAATTGACACTGCAGGGATTAGAATATGTTGCTTCCACAAAAGTGTTAGAAGTGATGCAAGCTAATAATTGCCAAATGAAAtccttttttgtgttttatttagtCACCTCTGCAACAGTGACAATGGTGGAGTTGTGACAAGTCATGAAGCAATGGAGACACTGAATGAAAAGTGAATttacaatttcatattttcaatcTTGAGAGTAATTTCTAATAAGGTTTCCATTGATGTAGGAATCAGAAGCCATTAGCAGATGGTTTGGAGCTTGATCTACAAATGGGAAGTGGACATTGAAACCCTTTTTACtgtttgtttgaatttattttcaattgtgCTACAAAAAGATTCTGCTTGTTTTGTAGTCTACTTTTGAACATTTGAGTTGGGACACTGGTTTATGAATGAAAATAAATTGTCCATGTAACTCAATGGGTAAGACTTGTAAGGGAAATAAAGACTCTGTGTTGGTGAATATTTGCTTGTTTAGCCATCTTGTTGTTGCCTTGTATTGGGTAAGACTGGTTTTGAACATTTATGTTGCTGTTGTCTCTCCTTTCTTCTTCTAATTAAGCCACCCCTTATTTGGGAGAAGTAGGAGTGTGCAGTTGATTGGTTTGAGTTTTATATCAAAAACCAAATAAACTGACACTCTTTTAAAATGAATCGGCACCACATGACTGGATTGAGCCTTGTCAACGAGAAGCATTGTTGGTTAAGACGAAGTTTTGGGCTTTTGAGTATCTAAATTTGAGTCTTAGCATGTGCAAAATTGTAACATGTGGGTCTCTACTCTCTAGTCCCGAAATGTGCAACTATGTCATAGATGGGTTCTATTCTGTACTTTTTCTGTTGTGCTTGTACTAGTTTGATTCTACCTTTAGCTGCCTAGGTATAAAATTGAGCTTGTATTGTATTTCTAATAgtagaaacttaaaaaaaaaagattgttattattgtaattataaaatttcatgaaTATTTCTTTTTGCTACCGGAACAAGCATTAAGTGGAACATAATCCACAAAAAAGTGAGTAGAAACCAAGACAAATAAGggaaaataaagtgaaatgtAGCAGTAGCAGATGATGTGCCCATATCCTTGGCTTCCATTAGTAACACTTTGTAGccatttagacaaattaaattttggattggtttgttatttggatttaaattttaggTTGAGTTGGATTTGATACggttttgatatgaatatgtatttaatatttattaattaaaaaatttgaataatcAAACAACGGAAATGAAAGGATTCTAAATATATCATTTTGATTTAATTGGTTAATCCATATTTTGGTGTTTCTTAGTTAAAAGAACTGGTAAAATCCATGGTGAGAAGGGAATGGCACGAAGACTAGGGAGCAGCACAAAGTGAACTGACTTCCAACAAACCCAAGTTTAGAACTTTATTAGACAGAAAATACTTGAACAATTAAGTTTAATATATACTTATTTCTCAAGCAAAAATCGAACTTGATTGTCATGGTTGAGATTTTTAGTAATAGtttaaacttaaaaattcaattaactggtaaattatttaagttaatcattaaatttaactTGTATTATACTTAAAAGAACATTAACCCtaaagtataaaataattatctTAAATTCACTAACTgaattgatagaaaaaataactaaaaaaccacattttctattttgaaaataattttatttaacatttttaattttttcatcagAAGTTATCAAATATGACTAACAAAACttttaacccaaaatttaccCAATGTCAGTgatgattgaattgaatttttaatttctaaaatacAAAAGCTAAAACTCAAATTTTATGTAAATGCAAGGACTAACAACagattttaacctttattttttcACCTATAGGTAAAcctttattatttcaaaaaaaaaaaggcttaatttaattttaaattaaaaataaatatcttttttATCGTATGTACTCATAATCTAATACAAGCTGAAAGATTGAAAGTTGAAAAGGGCATATCATAAAATCAGCCACAAACTCAGAGAGCAACCATATCAGCCATCTAAACGAATCAAGTCATACTAGATTCAACATGTAGCCAATTTACAATGGCAAAGCATCACATTGCCTCTCTGCTAACACACTCAGAAACCAAACACCTAATCTGAATCTGATTCAGATTTATGATCATCCGcatttgctttctcttttccttcaGCTTCCTTAACAGCCTTCCCAAAGGCATCAACGGGAATCGATGGTAGATACCCAACCACAGGATAACCTTTTCCACTCTTCTCCTTTAACCAACTGTTGTATTTCTCACACAAATTAGCTGCTTTGGGAACAACCTTTTCTGTCACTGAGTTGAAAGTCGAGTTGCGGTTCAGTTTAACCCACAACTTGGTCGAGCTTACCAGCACCAAGTTCTTGTACTCAGCTGCAGCGTAGTGCAAAGCCCCTCGTGCTCCATTGGTTCGAGCCTCCTCTACTAGTTTCTGAGCCTTTTGGACCAAATCGTGGGCTTGGTTAACCACTTGCTTGGCTGGTGCTGGAGCATGCTCATCAAATTTGTGTGAAACCTCATCTACCTAcggttattttaatcaaatacaaTAATAAAGTTCGGAATAAATTGGTTCACACTAAACTGAACTTTccccatttttaaaatattagatttaatccTTACTCTTCCGATGCATttcaaaatactaaaattaattGCTAAACCTAAAGACGAGAAAGAACTCATCAACAGAAACTTCTGATCAAAAGTTGCAAACGGTGATTTTTTCTTAATGGGCGAATACCTTGTTATCAAGGAATCCAAGAAAATGATCAGGAACATCCTTAAATTTCCCGTAGACGGGACCGACGGCGGTGGTAACGGCACGCTCGACGGCGTCGACGGTGGATCTCAACGGCCCCGAGTTCTGTTTAGAGTAATTGTAAAGGTTCGAGATGCAAACCAAGGCGTGGATCGTAGCCACCCTGACGAAGTTTAGGTGCTTCAGGCCTAAATTCTTGTTCTCAAACTCtaacccctaaaattttaaatcaaatcacAAACAAAAAAGCTCTAAGCTTAACTTTAAAAGTAAGggagaaaggagaagaagaagaaagaagagatcAAAATACCTTCTCCATGGTTGCCATCTGTTTGATGTAAGGATTCTTTGCTCCACTTTTTAGAGAGAAAATAAACGATCGTAATCTACGGTGTAAAACAAGtgcaattttatttattttatagatgaATTCATATGGGATGTTAGATGAGATCCAACGGTTTATATCGGATCTAAGGGTATCACAATGCCAGAGCGGGCAGTTTTCCTATTTCATCCTTCTTTACTTTTCTGGGAGCAAATAGAGGATTCCAGAAGGACACGTGGAAGGATCTTACTTTTTGGAGATGCAATAATATCTAAGGGAACCATTTTCTTACTCTTGGGCGGTCTGTTGTGAGGTCCACCCATTCCCACaccaatttttttctatatataaattatattttaattatttaattttaaaaattttcatttaagttattagaTTGTGAAAATCTTGCACCAATTGAAATATATTCTTCCTCTTTgcttttacaattcaattttttttttcaaaaactaacttttaacattatgaatctcaaactaaaataaaaaaagttttgttCTCCGATCTTCAATATTGATTGTCAAATTAACTTGAGTATAACGTATGTTCTTATATTTGTTGACGAGTATTAATTTACCATACTAAATCACTGAAACGtcaaaaaaaaacttaagagTGCAATATTTTCAAATAGTTGAACAAGTATTGGGTCTCATTATAATTGTGATGGGAGGGGAGCAAGTATTGAGTCCTTAAGAtttaattattagatttttttttacactatattttatataaaattgaacCTATTTATTGGTTAGTGTTTGGATTGGGATGTGAACTAAAGATTTAATATCAATATagtcttttattattatattagtggtTAATCCACGATATATTAATAATCAGGGAAAAGttacttaaaaatataatttctgaaaaatgaacttataatttctttttaaaatttttacaaatctaAGCTTTGAACATCAAAGAATACTCGTTCAACAAAATTCCTTctaacataattttatttatatttgaattaaataataattatttatggttaaatacaaattaatttacataaACTATCATACGTGtatattttagttaattattgAGCAATTACCAAACACAAacataaatttctttttccaaacaatcataaaattattaataagtaGAAGGTAAAACATTGCCAAAATGTGAGGCATTTTATTACATGCAGAAGTAAAAAATTGAGATCCACTCTGCTATGTCATCTGAGTAGCTCATGTTgagttacaaaataaaataaaacaaaactgaAAAATTGCGAACTTTGTACTAAACACTACAACCACTTCCACAACACACATAACTCATGGAAACGTAACTAACAGTGGGATTAGTACAAAGAGACAGGCAAAAACTGGCATTCTAAGTGCATTTTTAACAGCTTTAATGGCATTCCAATCAGCTTGTAACTTCTTCCCATCCTCTGTTCGACCATGGATAGCTAAAAGAGAGCAACCAACAATACATCCACTACCATATTTGATTGTATCATGTAAATATGGGAACACTCTGATTTTGCAAGAAACCGACACGTTGAGATTCAAAGCCAGCTGTTCCACTGAAAGATTTCACAAGAGGAAGGTTGTCCATCAAGAAAGCTCCATAATTTCTTTGTCTACCAATCGGCTAAGGACACCTACATGTAAACCAGACAACCATTTATGGTAGAAGCTAACAATTTTTAACCAGGATCCTATTTCATAACCACTCTTGTAATTTGCTCTTCACTTCCTCAAATGGCTAAAGTTAATATCGTATAAATTTCAGCATCAATACCTACCAAGGGTACTATCATGTACTTGTTTTCCATGAAAGTAAAGTTTATAATTATACcccaaattaatattaatataatcgcAATAAGATTCAACTCTTCCTGCAGCATCAAGAAAAACATCAAAGTCATTAGCACAAAATTGAACAAATAATGTGTGGTCTCAATGTCTGCATATTCAAACAAAGCAATGACCGAACACCAATTGAAATTGTTGGAGCAAGTAGACATGAATAACAAAACACTGAAATAGACTAATGAACAAAGAAACACGTTGACGCAACCGAGAGGATTAATGAAGACATGCACTCCACTATGGCTTCGCTCGAAAAGGTAGTTTTGGATTCGCAAGCCACGTGTGCTGCCCTCATTATTGAATTATCTAATTCACAGTTTTCTGAGGAGAATCTTACAACCCTCATAGAACTGAGACAAAAACTAGCATACTAGAGTTGTAGGTGCAAAacacaataaagaacaaaaaaatcaaCGTCTTTAACACTAATCACTATGAAAACTGAAGATGCAATTTGTAGAGGGTTGTTTTGATGGAGAAAGGAAGAATTGTAAATAAGTGAACGGGATgtataaagaaaaaatagagagaaaaattaGAGTAGATCCGGTAATATTAAGCACAGTTTaagataaaaaaaggaaaatgtgaCTGACAAGTTGAgagaattttagaaaaaattttgagaATCATAATTCTAAAAGGCCAAAAGTCCTTTTACTAATTGTGAATCCTATCTATAGATTTTAGAAAATGTGAATTACAAATTTAGGTAATTAATATGAGTAATGTAATTAATTTTCAGTTACAATGACATTAATGATTAAGAGAGTATGGTGAAAGGTTTTGTTGGCAATGGTGATGATGAATATAAAAGGGCAAAACACTCAGTGTTACAGAAAAAAGGTTAAGGGGAAAACCTTTTAATTACCTCTATATTTGATCTACCAAGCCAAGCTCTCCGGAACATCCTAAGAGTAAAGACAACCCAACAACTTTGTCGTATTCTAGGGTTACTTCCACTCCTTCTACTTTGGTGAAACGGTACTATGTGAAACATATTTCGTAGAATATCTCTTGAAACATAAACAATGGTTGTTTTTGAATGGGAGTTGTTCTTGAATAATAGTTATTTTGACTTGTTCTAAACGTTAGCTATTCTCAATGTAGAGGTTGATCCGAATAAGAGTTGCTATGTGATAATACTTTTCTTGGTAAAGCTTGTTCTAAATAATGactttttttggaaaaatataaTTGCTCTAAATACAAGTTGTTCCAAACCATGATTGTTCTAAACATATCTATTCCTAAAATGTCATTATTCTAAACAAGAGTTGTTTCGAACTTTAGCTGTTCTCCATAGGAATTGTTCTCAAATAACTACACTAGGTGACCATTGTTTTAATTGAAACCTTGTTCTGAACATAGTTATTCTAGAACAACAGTTGTTCTAAACAACAACTATTCTAAACAATATTTGTTGCTTCAAAAGagatattaaataaaatgacaatGCTAGTTGTTCCACACTTGGTggtacaattttttaaaatataacattatttattttaagggaAAGGTAAAAATACTAGTAGccaaaataaatattgcaaacaAATATTAGAGTCTCAAGTTGGCCTACAAATTTATCTTGGAAAATCCAAAACCTTGTAAGTTCGCTTCCTTTTTAAAAtccaattcaaaatttgaaattcttaacTCTAATAATTTCTAGGGTTTTACTTCTCTCTCGATTAAGTTAACCAAGAGTGAACAACAATAATTTAGCAAGAGCAAGCTAAGGTACGAGACGCAAAAAGAGAGATTGGGGAAAAACTTATTAAAGGTTTTTTacttgaataatataaaaaaaaatacaaaaataggaTAATAGGAATAATATTTACGggaataagtaaaataaacaGTAGAATATCGGTGCTGCCTAACCAATTGGCgacactttattttaaaaaaattatatttttcggGTATAGCCTGATCAATCGGTGACACCCGTGTTTATTACTAGAAAATACTGGTTTTTTTTAAACAGcataccaaaaaagaaaaaaattaactttCTATTGGTGCCGTGTGTCAGGCGAAAcctaaaaagttttaaatttttaaattttttaacctgaaaagaaaaaaaattggtgttttaatttttgggtatTAAAATACGAACTCCTGATTGACGGA contains the following coding sequences:
- the LOC107909843 gene encoding uncharacterized protein, translated to MGFIMEFAENLVLRLMEDPKERDRKFREHVYSMKDRCAKTKEMWSYPLRPYGFWTFERHNAQLRWDPQISQVPGRRDPYDDLLQDSYASSSKRN
- the LOC107909842 gene encoding REF/SRPP-like protein At1g67360, giving the protein MATMEKGLEFENKNLGLKHLNFVRVATIHALVCISNLYNYSKQNSGPLRSTVDAVERAVTTAVGPVYGKFKDVPDHFLGFLDNKVDEVSHKFDEHAPAPAKQVVNQAHDLVQKAQKLVEEARTNGARGALHYAAAEYKNLVLVSSTKLWVKLNRNSTFNSVTEKVVPKAANLCEKYNSWLKEKSGKGYPVVGYLPSIPVDAFGKAVKEAEGKEKANADDHKSESDSD